The proteins below are encoded in one region of Paenisporosarcina cavernae:
- a CDS encoding GNAT family N-acetyltransferase, with protein MWRIETFDSLSKEELYTILKNRVNIFVVEQKCPYPELDDHDQDARHIFFEENNDIICYARILPAGTKYEYTSIGRVIVVKKYRQQGWAKKLMEKCLEVCGQDHSNVSIQLQAQAHLQHFYGAFGFTPISDVYDEDGIPHVDMVRK; from the coding sequence ATGTGGAGAATTGAGACTTTTGATTCATTATCGAAGGAAGAATTATATACCATCTTAAAAAATAGAGTGAATATATTTGTAGTCGAACAGAAATGTCCATACCCAGAATTAGATGATCATGATCAAGATGCACGACATATTTTCTTTGAAGAAAATAACGACATTATTTGTTATGCGCGAATTTTACCTGCAGGAACTAAATATGAATACACTTCAATAGGTCGAGTGATTGTCGTGAAAAAATATCGACAACAAGGCTGGGCAAAAAAATTAATGGAAAAATGCCTAGAAGTTTGTGGGCAAGATCATTCGAATGTCTCTATCCAATTACAGGCTCAAGCTCACTTGCAACATTTTTACGGTGCATTTGGATTTACACCAATATCTGATGTATACGATGAAGATGGAATCCCGCATGTGGATATGGTAAGGAAATAA
- a CDS encoding GNAT family N-acetyltransferase, translating into MIRAMIESDIPAVQDIAKTSWNDTYENIIPLEVQTRFLERNYSVPMMQKRLEKTMIYVAVHNDQIIGFANFTKVDEDGDAELTAIYLLPDYQKMGYGKQLLNVGLSSLKSASQLFVYVECENKKGRSFYENNQFTLLEEFEEVFDGHPLYTAKYVYYVKEPVSAY; encoded by the coding sequence TTGATTCGAGCAATGATTGAAAGCGATATTCCAGCTGTCCAAGATATTGCCAAAACGAGCTGGAACGATACGTATGAAAATATTATTCCGTTAGAAGTACAAACTCGTTTTTTAGAACGAAATTATTCAGTCCCAATGATGCAAAAGCGACTTGAAAAAACGATGATTTATGTGGCAGTACACAACGACCAGATAATCGGATTTGCCAATTTTACAAAAGTAGATGAAGATGGCGATGCAGAGTTAACTGCCATTTATTTACTACCTGACTATCAAAAAATGGGATATGGTAAGCAGCTGTTAAACGTAGGTTTGTCATCGCTGAAATCTGCTAGCCAACTATTTGTCTATGTAGAATGTGAAAATAAAAAAGGACGATCCTTTTACGAGAACAACCAATTTACTCTTCTAGAAGAGTTTGAGGAAGTCTTCGATGGACATCCTCTTTATACAGCAAAATATGTGTATTACGTAAAAGAACCTGTCTCCGCTTATTAA
- a CDS encoding DUF4064 domain-containing protein, which produces MVNRTGEVALSVIATILNMLVLGLLLLGVLGTQSMNVDEFNQEMSAQLQTADPTLSEAEIQQGLELFGNVFGVVGWVLIVLLAISIILSLLGIAKATKNRSPKSAGFLFILAGLFSGIILLAPILLYIAAIMCFVRKARVEDQYYDTYSRERVVEEPVYRKDERYMDDTVTRREEYVEPTRNEETPPLRNESGLYNDGVNEENTTVNRDEYRK; this is translated from the coding sequence ATGGTAAATAGGACAGGTGAAGTAGCTTTAAGTGTCATCGCAACAATTTTAAACATGCTTGTACTCGGGTTGCTTCTATTGGGAGTATTAGGAACGCAGTCTATGAACGTGGATGAGTTCAATCAGGAAATGTCTGCACAACTTCAGACGGCTGACCCAACCTTATCTGAAGCGGAAATTCAACAAGGACTTGAATTATTCGGAAATGTATTTGGAGTAGTTGGATGGGTATTAATTGTATTGCTAGCTATTAGTATTATTTTAAGTCTTTTAGGAATTGCCAAAGCGACAAAAAATCGTAGCCCGAAATCAGCAGGATTTTTATTCATTTTAGCAGGTCTTTTTTCAGGTATCATTCTTCTCGCACCAATTTTGTTATATATTGCAGCCATTATGTGTTTTGTAAGAAAAGCGCGTGTAGAGGATCAGTACTATGACACGTATTCCCGAGAACGAGTCGTCGAAGAACCAGTGTATCGCAAAGATGAACGTTATATGGATGACACTGTTACTCGTAGAGAAGAATATGTAGAGCCAACACGCAACGAAGAAACACCTCCACTTCGAAATGAAAGTGGATTGTATAACGATGGCGTGAATGAAGAAAACACTACTGTGAATCGTGACGAGTATCGAAAATAA
- a CDS encoding GNAT family N-acetyltransferase has protein sequence MEFTFEEKGQDVFAYVYEKDGQTLGEITWTQLGDIMVMDHTFVSPSLRGQGVAKQLLDEAATYAKENGYKMEAVCSYVVTAFNRYNEYDDLKA, from the coding sequence ATGGAATTTACGTTTGAAGAAAAAGGACAAGATGTATTTGCATATGTTTATGAGAAAGATGGCCAAACACTTGGGGAAATCACGTGGACCCAGTTAGGCGATATCATGGTAATGGATCATACATTTGTATCTCCATCTTTACGTGGTCAAGGCGTTGCCAAACAATTATTAGATGAGGCAGCAACGTATGCAAAAGAAAATGGCTATAAAATGGAAGCGGTTTGCTCTTATGTAGTCACGGCATTTAATCGATACAACGAATATGATGATCTAAAAGCATAA
- a CDS encoding ring-cleaving dioxygenase has protein sequence MRLEGIHHVSGITASAEKNHDFFTRILGMRLVKKTVNQDNPSSYHLFYADALGTPGTDMTYFDIPHAGRTYPGVSSISNTGFRVKSNEALHFWAKRFDQLGVTHNAIEERFGRSTLYFEDEEGSRLMLVVDNGEGIPYGTAWETEDIPAEFAIVGLGPVTLTVRHLVPTERVLTSILKFEKVGTYESGVSENSGKIHVFSTGEGGPAGEVHVEVRPDLPPERPGRGSVHHVAFRVKTMEEYDKWLELLEKEGFETSGKVDRYYFKSIYFREPNGILYELATDEPGFSSDEPLESLGERLALPPFLEPKRAEIEKVLRPLTLDGK, from the coding sequence ATGAGACTAGAAGGTATTCATCACGTATCAGGAATTACGGCAAGTGCGGAGAAAAACCATGATTTTTTTACGAGAATATTAGGAATGCGTTTAGTGAAAAAAACGGTGAACCAAGATAATCCTTCTTCCTATCATCTTTTTTATGCAGATGCATTAGGAACGCCTGGAACGGATATGACGTATTTTGATATACCACATGCTGGTCGCACCTATCCTGGAGTATCTAGTATTAGCAACACTGGATTCCGTGTGAAAAGTAACGAGGCACTTCATTTCTGGGCAAAACGATTTGATCAATTAGGTGTTACGCACAATGCAATTGAAGAACGGTTTGGTAGAAGCACGCTGTATTTTGAAGATGAAGAAGGTTCTAGACTAATGCTAGTGGTGGATAATGGAGAGGGAATCCCGTATGGTACAGCATGGGAAACGGAAGATATACCAGCAGAATTTGCAATCGTCGGCTTAGGTCCTGTTACACTAACAGTCCGTCATCTAGTGCCTACAGAAAGAGTATTAACGTCTATTTTAAAATTTGAAAAAGTCGGCACGTATGAAAGCGGAGTTAGTGAAAATTCCGGAAAAATTCATGTATTTTCAACTGGAGAAGGTGGACCGGCAGGGGAAGTACACGTTGAAGTTCGACCCGATTTGCCTCCAGAGCGTCCTGGTAGAGGAAGTGTGCATCATGTGGCATTTCGCGTCAAAACAATGGAAGAATACGACAAATGGTTAGAGCTGCTTGAAAAAGAAGGGTTTGAAACATCCGGAAAAGTAGACCGCTATTATTTTAAATCGATTTATTTCCGTGAGCCTAACGGAATTTTATATGAGCTCGCAACGGATGAACCAGGCTTTTCCAGTGACGAACCTTTGGAATCGCTAGGAGAAAGATTAGCATTACCTCCGTTTTTAGAACCAAAACGAGCAGAGATTGAAAAAGTGCTTCGTCCTTTAACTTTGGATGGGAAGTAA
- a CDS encoding DUF1002 domain-containing protein codes for MIALSLLVIPTSAFASTGSSSSEGVNEKFGPPIVVYGADLSDSEKESVKKSLSVEDEAEVKEIEVDGDDLVTYIQDGDASANMYSSAKITRKDEGKGLVIDIVTEENITQVTSEMYANAMLTAGIENAVVEVAAPKKVTGHSALVGIYKAYEVSGEKLDPERTDVANDELSVATILANEAGIDEAKVSELLTEIKKDIAEKNPASKEEVEKIVTDQLDRLQIELSPEDRQLLIDLMDRIRQLDIDFSKWSDQLSDLSSTIDGIIGDIADNEGFWQKVKDFFQSLADSLKSLFK; via the coding sequence ATGATCGCATTATCTTTATTGGTTATTCCAACAAGTGCGTTCGCTAGTACCGGCTCATCTTCTAGTGAAGGTGTAAATGAAAAATTTGGACCACCGATCGTTGTATACGGTGCCGATTTATCTGACAGTGAAAAAGAAAGTGTCAAAAAAAGTTTAAGTGTCGAAGATGAAGCAGAAGTAAAAGAAATTGAAGTAGATGGAGACGATTTAGTTACCTATATTCAAGACGGAGATGCTTCTGCTAATATGTATTCCTCTGCCAAAATTACGCGCAAGGACGAAGGGAAAGGACTTGTGATTGATATTGTGACGGAAGAAAATATCACACAAGTAACTTCTGAAATGTATGCCAATGCTATGCTTACAGCAGGGATTGAAAATGCGGTAGTTGAGGTAGCGGCACCGAAAAAAGTGACTGGACATTCTGCACTTGTCGGAATTTATAAAGCATACGAGGTTTCAGGTGAAAAACTAGATCCTGAACGCACCGATGTTGCAAACGATGAACTTTCTGTTGCCACTATTTTGGCGAATGAAGCCGGGATTGACGAAGCAAAAGTAAGTGAACTTCTAACGGAGATTAAGAAAGATATTGCCGAGAAAAATCCAGCTTCCAAAGAAGAAGTGGAAAAAATCGTCACAGATCAATTAGATCGGTTACAAATTGAGTTAAGTCCAGAAGATCGTCAATTACTGATTGATTTAATGGATCGTATTCGTCAACTAGACATCGATTTCAGTAAATGGTCTGATCAGCTTTCGGACTTATCGTCCACAATTGATGGGATTATCGGTGATATTGCAGATAATGAAGGTTTCTGGCAAAAAGTAAAAGATTTCTTTCAATCCTTAGCAGATTCATTGAAATCATTGTTCAAATAA
- a CDS encoding S1 RNA-binding domain-containing protein, with protein sequence MSTIQAGEIIEVTVKEKQTSKWMVQASRWEFSINFSEAPEDLEVGDTLSVFLYMDRRGELAATTLLPTITKEKYGWAKVIKNIGKDGIMVDVGTSREVVVKGEDLPKLIELWPHPGDELYMSLRTDRNGDLFGRLVTEDKVMESFVEAPTSVFNENLKARAYRLLPVGSFFLSQPQGYRIFVHYTEQKAEPRLGEEVEIRIIGVKEDGSLNGSMMPRKQERLGDDAETIWRYLQEVGGKMPFTDKSSPDEIFEMFQLSKAAFKRALGKLMKDGKIMQQDGWTLMK encoded by the coding sequence ATGTCAACAATTCAAGCAGGAGAAATAATCGAAGTTACGGTAAAAGAAAAGCAAACATCTAAATGGATGGTGCAAGCAAGTAGATGGGAGTTTTCGATTAATTTTTCAGAGGCGCCCGAAGATTTAGAGGTAGGGGACACATTATCTGTCTTCCTCTATATGGATCGTCGTGGGGAATTAGCCGCTACAACGTTACTACCTACCATTACAAAAGAGAAATATGGATGGGCTAAAGTCATTAAGAATATTGGAAAAGACGGCATAATGGTCGATGTTGGAACTTCTCGTGAAGTAGTTGTAAAAGGGGAAGATTTGCCTAAATTGATCGAGTTGTGGCCGCATCCAGGTGATGAACTATATATGTCTCTTCGCACGGATCGAAATGGTGATTTGTTCGGACGCCTTGTAACAGAAGATAAAGTGATGGAATCCTTTGTAGAAGCTCCAACGTCTGTATTTAATGAGAACTTAAAAGCACGTGCTTACCGATTACTACCAGTAGGTTCTTTTTTCCTGTCTCAACCGCAAGGATACCGAATTTTCGTTCATTATACAGAACAAAAAGCGGAGCCACGTTTAGGAGAAGAAGTAGAAATTCGAATTATTGGAGTAAAAGAAGATGGCTCACTGAATGGTTCGATGATGCCACGTAAGCAAGAGCGTTTAGGTGACGATGCAGAAACGATCTGGCGTTACTTGCAAGAAGTGGGAGGAAAGATGCCGTTTACCGACAAATCCTCTCCAGATGAGATTTTCGAGATGTTCCAATTAAGTAAAGCTGCGTTTAAACGCGCTTTAGGGAAATTGATGAAGGACGGAAAAATCATGCAACAAGATGGCTGGACGTTGATGAAATAA
- the mntR gene encoding transcriptional regulator MntR, producing MPTPSMEDHIEQIYLLIDQKGYARVSDIAASLNVLPSSVTKMVQKLDKDGYLVYERYRGLMLTPKGLKLGKRLVKRHDLLEQFLRLIGVHEEKIYEDVEGIEHHLSWNSIDRIADLIQVLEENPEFTQKLEEVKERQEEK from the coding sequence ATGCCGACGCCAAGTATGGAAGATCATATTGAACAAATCTATTTATTAATAGATCAAAAAGGATATGCGAGAGTTTCTGACATTGCAGCTTCGTTAAATGTCTTACCTTCTTCTGTCACCAAAATGGTACAAAAATTAGATAAAGATGGTTATTTAGTGTACGAACGTTATAGAGGATTGATGTTAACGCCAAAAGGATTGAAGTTAGGAAAACGGTTAGTAAAACGTCATGACCTGCTCGAGCAATTTTTACGTTTAATTGGCGTGCATGAGGAAAAGATTTACGAAGATGTAGAAGGAATTGAACATCATTTAAGTTGGAATTCCATTGATCGCATTGCCGATTTAATCCAAGTGTTGGAGGAAAATCCGGAGTTTACACAAAAGCTAGAAGAGGTAAAAGAACGACAAGAAGAAAAGTAG
- a CDS encoding late competence development ComFB family protein has protein sequence MEKPILVNVMEEIVRSLVMVLMRGSEYQMICKCPKCEADIMALTLNSVPSHYVTSSFGREAAYEQLNTKENLEWINKRIIRAIHVVSKYPKH, from the coding sequence TTGGAAAAACCTATTTTAGTAAATGTCATGGAAGAGATCGTTCGAAGCTTGGTCATGGTATTAATGCGCGGCTCTGAATATCAAATGATTTGTAAATGCCCGAAATGTGAAGCTGACATAATGGCGTTAACGTTAAATTCAGTTCCTAGCCATTACGTTACTTCTTCGTTTGGACGCGAAGCTGCGTATGAACAATTAAATACAAAAGAGAATTTAGAATGGATTAATAAACGAATCATCCGTGCGATCCATGTTGTGAGTAAATATCCGAAACATTAA
- a CDS encoding lmo0937 family membrane protein translates to MGRLLWLVIVVLVVLWLLGLVFKIGGGLIHLLLVIAVIVIIFNLLTGRKRL, encoded by the coding sequence GTGGGCAGATTATTATGGTTAGTTATCGTCGTATTAGTTGTTTTATGGTTACTTGGACTTGTATTTAAAATTGGTGGCGGTTTAATCCATTTATTGTTAGTAATTGCTGTCATCGTGATTATTTTCAACCTACTAACTGGTAGGAAGCGGCTATAA
- a CDS encoding GNAT family N-acetyltransferase: MKLQEWTMEEQELLIHFMTTNNWPFHGNSTPAREIIEKTIEEGGYESDEVKTFWLEEDSQKVGMVKLFDLQDDIPVFDLRIAEAFRGKGYGPQALKLIATYVFSLPENKIRIEGHTRQDNFAMRKTFERAGFVKEAHLRKSWYSPKEDKLYDSITYGMTREDFLSGKTTPVIWNDENPYVVEVQEATSIQPVLINKELHSKRLSMHSPRSEDSRDVWESISTSIEQLKPWLRFAQDPPTLDQTERNIREAATLFEQQKQLRFHLFEKDSSTFIGTVDFYEIDWEVKKMSIHYWLDYRFEGKGYMTEAVDFLSRIAFEDWGIRRLALRCETDNVRSRAVAERLGFTLEGILRGDALSADRTHITDMCIYAKIKE; encoded by the coding sequence ATGAAGTTACAAGAATGGACAATGGAAGAGCAAGAGTTGCTTATCCATTTTATGACGACGAATAATTGGCCGTTTCATGGCAATTCAACACCTGCTCGTGAAATTATTGAGAAAACAATCGAAGAAGGTGGATATGAGTCAGATGAGGTGAAAACCTTTTGGCTCGAAGAGGATTCGCAAAAAGTTGGAATGGTAAAGTTATTCGATTTGCAAGATGATATCCCCGTATTTGACTTGCGAATCGCAGAGGCGTTCCGCGGGAAAGGATATGGTCCGCAAGCGCTGAAGTTAATCGCAACCTATGTGTTTTCATTGCCGGAAAATAAAATTCGAATCGAAGGACATACAAGGCAGGACAATTTTGCGATGCGAAAAACATTTGAACGGGCAGGTTTTGTGAAAGAAGCCCATTTGCGAAAATCTTGGTATTCCCCAAAAGAAGATAAATTATATGATTCGATCACATATGGGATGACGAGAGAAGATTTTCTTTCTGGAAAGACAACACCAGTAATTTGGAATGATGAAAATCCGTATGTAGTGGAAGTGCAAGAAGCGACATCCATACAGCCTGTTTTGATAAATAAAGAGCTCCATTCGAAACGATTGAGCATGCATTCTCCAAGAAGCGAAGATAGTAGAGACGTGTGGGAAAGTATTTCGACGTCTATAGAACAATTAAAACCATGGCTACGCTTTGCACAAGATCCGCCGACATTAGATCAAACGGAGAGAAATATTCGAGAAGCTGCAACGCTTTTTGAACAGCAGAAGCAGCTCCGTTTTCATTTGTTTGAAAAAGATTCTTCTACTTTTATAGGCACCGTCGATTTTTATGAAATCGATTGGGAAGTAAAAAAAATGTCGATTCACTACTGGTTAGATTATCGTTTTGAAGGCAAAGGATATATGACGGAAGCAGTCGACTTTTTAAGCCGCATTGCTTTTGAAGATTGGGGAATTCGCCGACTAGCACTGCGCTGTGAGACAGATAATGTCCGCAGTCGAGCGGTGGCAGAACGGTTAGGATTCACATTGGAAGGTATTTTACGCGGTGATGCCTTATCGGCAGATCGAACACACATCACAGATATGTGTATTTATGCTAAAATAAAAGAATAG
- a CDS encoding universal stress protein encodes MYKKILVAVDGSDHSKRAATHAVYLAEHTEGSHVTLLYVLDYDKTLAPHLQQMTSDDLHEDRKSKIEPIRSLFIDKGVQCDIRLLHGEAGPVIVEHANKESYDVVVIGSRGLNTLQEMVLGSVSHKVAKRVHAPVLLIK; translated from the coding sequence ATGTATAAAAAAATACTAGTTGCAGTAGATGGTTCTGATCACTCAAAACGCGCTGCAACACATGCAGTGTATTTGGCTGAGCATACAGAAGGGAGTCACGTCACACTTCTCTATGTTCTCGACTACGATAAAACATTGGCACCACATCTACAACAAATGACGAGTGATGACCTCCACGAGGATCGTAAAAGTAAAATCGAACCGATTCGGTCTCTTTTTATTGACAAAGGCGTTCAGTGCGACATCCGCTTATTGCACGGAGAGGCTGGACCAGTCATCGTCGAGCATGCCAACAAAGAATCCTACGACGTTGTGGTCATTGGCAGTAGAGGGTTAAATACATTACAGGAAATGGTGCTCGGCAGTGTGAGTCACAAAGTGGCCAAACGCGTCCATGCTCCTGTTTTATTAATAAAATAA